A stretch of DNA from Allomeiothermus silvanus DSM 9946:
GTAGGGTTCATAGCAACGTCCGCACCAGCGGTAGATTGGCGATCAGGGCCAGGATGATCCCGACCAACACCCAAGCGGTCACCCCGCCCCAGACCCCCCCGGCCCGTCCACGCAGCCAGCCCAGAAAGAACCCCGCGGCCACCAGGAATAGGGTTGGCCCCGGCACGGCCAGCGCGCCCAGCAGCGAGGCCATGGGCAGGGCCAGCTCCTTGTAGCGTTCGCGCAGGGCATCGGTAGCCACGCCCCGCAGTACCGGCTCCAGCAGGGCGAATCCTACGAAGGTCAGGAACATCGGCGGAACTTCGCCCAGGCCCAGTGGCTTGCGCACCAGGCTGTACAGGCCCAGCAGCGCCAGCAGCACCACCCCGGCCCACAATCCCTCGATCCAGCCCCGGGGGAGGCCTAGGTGGATGGCCAGGTGACGTCGCAGACGATTGTAGGTGATCAGCAGGACGAAAGCACCCAGCAGGAAGTAGAAGACTGGGCGGACCAGTGCAGATTGTACCGGGGTGAAGATGGCCAGCCAGTTGCCATAGAGCGAGAAACCCACCCAGCCGCTGACGATAGCCGCCAGGACCAATCCGCCGGTTAACCATACGTAGAGGGTGCCGGGCCCATAGATAGGCTCGCCGCTCATTTCTATGGTGCGCATTGGCTCGATGCGGCTTTCTCCGTAGAGGACGATACCCAAAAAGATCAAAAAGGTCAGCAGCCAGGGCCAGGTGCGCAGGAAAAGCTCGTTGGCCAGACCCACTCGGGCCGAAAGCTGCCGTAGCACCCAGCCGCCTTTGGTCCAGACACCCTGGCCATAGTAGATCATGGCCAAAAGCCCCAAGGCCCGATTGTAATCGGGCTCGAGCGGTCCTAGCCGGGGCAGGGTGGCTTCCAGACCCGCAGCGGCCTCACCTAGTTGTCCTGCCGCCCATTGCAGCTCGGTGCGCAAGACGCTCTCGGCAGGGCTATCCCCCAGCAGGGTGATGCCCTCTTGGAGCCGCCCCATACGTTGATACAGACGGGCCGCCCCCAAGCGTCCCTCGGCATTGGCAGTAGCTCGCAGATAAAGGGGTAGGGCTTCTTCGTAACGGCCCAGAGCCTCGAGGGCTTGCCCGCGCAGTATTAGGGCTTGGGTGGAGCCCTGGTTACCCAAAAAGACCAGGGCGTCGGCGGGACGGCCCTCTAAGAGCCGAGCCCAGCCGGTGAGCAACTGCACCTCGGGGTCATTGGGGGCTAAGCGGTCCAGTTTTTCCAGCGTGGGTTTGGCCGCTGCCAGGTCTTTACGCTCGAGATAAATGCTAG
This window harbors:
- a CDS encoding tetratricopeptide repeat protein, with the protein product MKRVWAVLLGLSWVCAALAWAQAGLGPQQYHQQCQALYAQGDLNSARATCELALVTDPEYLPSLKLLTSIYLERKDLAAAKPTLEKLDRLAPNDPEVQLLTGWARLLEGRPADALVFLGNQGSTQALILRGQALEALGRYEEALPLYLRATANAEGRLGAARLYQRMGRLQEGITLLGDSPAESVLRTELQWAAGQLGEAAAGLEATLPRLGPLEPDYNRALGLLAMIYYGQGVWTKGGWVLRQLSARVGLANELFLRTWPWLLTFLIFLGIVLYGESRIEPMRTIEMSGEPIYGPGTLYVWLTGGLVLAAIVSGWVGFSLYGNWLAIFTPVQSALVRPVFYFLLGAFVLLITYNRLRRHLAIHLGLPRGWIEGLWAGVVLLALLGLYSLVRKPLGLGEVPPMFLTFVGFALLEPVLRGVATDALRERYKELALPMASLLGALAVPGPTLFLVAAGFFLGWLRGRAGGVWGGVTAWVLVGIILALIANLPLVRTLL